DNA from Flavobacterium aestivum:
GATTTAATCAAGAGAATTGATGCTGATGTAGCAAACCTAGATGTTGACGCAACTGGCTTCCCTAGTTTTGACGAAGGTGATAAATTCTATAGTGGTGATATCTCAAAATGGATTGTATTCGCAAACTCTATAAAATTAAAGCTTGGAATTACAATAGCGGATTCACACCCTGCTTTAGCACAATCAACAGTTACTTCTGCAATAGCAGCTGGTGTAATGACCTCTCCTGCTGACAATTGCCAATTCAACTACCGTGAAGAATCACCAAATTTCAACCCTTTGTATGAAAATTTATCTACAAGAAATGATTTTATTGGAGGAAAAACATTAGTTGACGCCATGAATGCATCTAGTGACCCAAGAATTGGTAAGTATTACACTAAAGTTGGCGGAGTATATAAAGGTCAAGTAATTGGTCAGCCAGGAAGCTTTAGGCTTTTTTCTCACATAGCTTCATTTGCTTACACTCCTACTACTCCTGGAGTTATATTAAACTATACTGAGGTTGCTTTTTATTTAGCTGAAGCTGATGCACGTTGGAATACAGCATCTGCACCAGCATCTTATGATAATGCTGTTACTACTTCTATCCAAGAATGGGGCGGTACAGCAGCAGACGCTACAACATATCTTGCAACACACCCATATGACGCAATTAATTGGAAAAAATCAATTGGAGAACAAGCTTGGGTAGCTATGTTTAATCAAGGTATAACTTCTTGGACTTTTTGGAGAAGATTAGACTATCCAGTATTATTGGCTCCTCCAACTGCAATTAGTAATGCGGGCGGTAAAGTTCCAGTAAGAATGACATACCCTGTTCTTGAACAACAAGTTAATAACTCAAACTGGAAAGCTGCATCAACAGCAATCGGTGGAGATTTACTAACAACAAAACTTTTCTGGGATAAATTCTAATTTATACTACAAAGTAGCTCTAAAGCCACTCTATTCATTTAGAGTGGCTTTTTTTATAAAAACATAATATCTATATTTGCCACATGGAAAAAGAACATCAAATATTTGGGATTAGAGCAATAATTGAAGCTATACAAGCTGGTGCGACAGTAGATAAAGTTTATATTCAAAAAGACGCAGGAAGCGAACTAATGAAGGACTTAATGAAAGTGATGAAACGTGGCAATATCAATTTTTCATATGTTCCCATAGAAAAACTAAACAGACTTACACCAAATAACCATCAAGGAGCCGTAGCTACCGTCTCTCCTATTTCGTTTTACGATTTAGAAACCTTGATAGAAACTGTAATTGAAAACGGCAAAAAACCGTTGTTTTTAATTTTAGATCAAATTTCTGATGCTAGAAATTTTGGCGCAATTATCCGAACAGCTGAATGTACCGGTGTCAATGGAATTATAATTCAAAAAGCAGGTTCTGCACCAGTAAATGGTGACACAGTAAAAACTTCGGCAGGTGCAGTATTTAACATTCCTATTTGCAAAGTGGAACACATCAAAGATGCTATCTTTCTTTTACAAGCAAGTGGTATAAAAACTGTTGCCGCAACAGAAAAAACAGATCAAAATATTTATGATATTACTTTGAAGGATCCAGTAGCTATCATTATGGGATCTGAAGATCGCGGGGTAAACCCATCAGTACTAAAAATAGTAGATGAAAAAGCAAAACTACCTATGTTTGGATCAATAGGATCATTAAATGTTTCTGTAGCTTGTGGCGCTTTTTTATACGAAGCAGTTAGACAAAGAAGATAAAGAAAATAAAGAAGTGTAATCACAAAATCTTTTTCAGAATTACAATTCAAATCACATTCTTTAAATAAAAACAGAAATGAATCAAGACCTCGGTTTTGATTCATTTTTTTTTACAAGCAATAAAAACACCTAAGATTCGCAAACTAATATACCTACATCTAATCCATCATATATTAATTAACAAACCCTAACCTTCTGCTTAGGGATCAAAAAACAAACATTTCAAAATAAAAATTACATTCTTCTA
Protein-coding regions in this window:
- the rlmB gene encoding 23S rRNA (guanosine(2251)-2'-O)-methyltransferase RlmB, encoding MEKEHQIFGIRAIIEAIQAGATVDKVYIQKDAGSELMKDLMKVMKRGNINFSYVPIEKLNRLTPNNHQGAVATVSPISFYDLETLIETVIENGKKPLFLILDQISDARNFGAIIRTAECTGVNGIIIQKAGSAPVNGDTVKTSAGAVFNIPICKVEHIKDAIFLLQASGIKTVAATEKTDQNIYDITLKDPVAIIMGSEDRGVNPSVLKIVDEKAKLPMFGSIGSLNVSVACGAFLYEAVRQRR
- a CDS encoding SusD/RagB family nutrient-binding outer membrane lipoprotein; protein product: MKINKIITILTIGLSMTACVSEDINTDPNSAYTTAPGSLINYSQKELSDYLNTPNVNENNFRLTMQYWQETIYVNESNYDFTNRNVSNQIYRDNYVNVLNNLGKAKEIINKYVPTVTEAEGWPTNKKNQLAIIDIMQVYTYQMLVDTFGNVPYTQGANLVAYPLPAYDDAATIYQDLIKRIDADVANLDVDATGFPSFDEGDKFYSGDISKWIVFANSIKLKLGITIADSHPALAQSTVTSAIAAGVMTSPADNCQFNYREESPNFNPLYENLSTRNDFIGGKTLVDAMNASSDPRIGKYYTKVGGVYKGQVIGQPGSFRLFSHIASFAYTPTTPGVILNYTEVAFYLAEADARWNTASAPASYDNAVTTSIQEWGGTAADATTYLATHPYDAINWKKSIGEQAWVAMFNQGITSWTFWRRLDYPVLLAPPTAISNAGGKVPVRMTYPVLEQQVNNSNWKAASTAIGGDLLTTKLFWDKF